GTCATGGCCAAGATGCCTTTCGCCCCCTACGGTTTCATCCACCGCCCGGTGCCCGAACTGATCGCCACCATGCAGCGCGCCGGGCTGACTGTCGACCATCGCGACGTGGCCGGCAAACCGATCCCCAGCCACCTGCTCATCGGCCGGCCCACCGACGCGTGACGCGCGAGATCGCCCGGTCGAAGCACGTGTCGTAATCCACTCGCGACGGCGTGCGTGAGCCGGGTCGCTTTCCTCTTGCCACCTCTAACTGCGGTGATGTTTTCTGGCTATCGGCTGGCGCCATTCGTCATCAGTTCACCGCGGTACCGAGACAGCTCCCAGGGACCAGGGTCCCGTTCAGGAAAGCGAGTCATCATGCGCGTTCGAACCTTCGCCGCTACGGTCGCCACGTTCGCAGGCCTCGGCCTCGCCGGTCTGGCGGTGGCCGGGAATGCTTCCGCCGCAACACCCTTCGTGATTCCGCAGATCGGTGCGGCCGGGGTGGAACTGTCCCATCAGGAGACGCAGTCGCTGGCGAGCGGGCCGCTGCCGGGGCTCGTGGACCATTTCGCCCCCACGGGCGCGGTAACCGTTGCGCTGCAACCGGATTCGGCTCTGCCGCAGGACGAGGACTACATCTACGCGGATATGCCGTCGATCGTCGGCGAGGCCGCGTCCCGGCCGGACGGTTCGGTGGATCTGGTGGTCGCGCCCGAAGGGCTGGCCGTCGTTCAGGTGTGGTGAGACACCGGGATCCGCACCGCGGGTGCGCCCTATGACCGAAAGGCATGGGGCGCACCGCTGTATCGGGGCCGAGTCAGGGCACCAGAACGTCCAGTACACCCGGGTGGGCGCGGAAGTGGGCCGGCAGCAGGCCGACGGGATCACCGTCGGCGGTGGCCGGAGCGCCGGGAGCCGTCAATCGGAACTCGCGGGCCTGGTACTGGACCATGGCCGGGTGGTCGACGCGCTTGCCCGACGACAGCGCCGGCAGCAGGCGCAGCATCTCCCGGCGGGACATGGCGCCGACCACGGTCAGGTCGAGCAGGCCGTCGTCGACGAGTGCGTCGGGGGCCACCAGCATGCCGCCGCCGTAGGTGCGGGTGTTGCCGACCGCCACCATGACCGCGTCGAGTTCGATGACGGTGCCGTCCTGATGATCGGGCGAGCCGGTGAGTTCGATGCGGTAGGGCACGGCCAGCCGGCCCGCGAGTTCGAGCAGCGCCGCGACGGTGTAGCGCGAGGGCCCCTTGGGCCAGCGCAACTCGTTGGCGCGCAAGGTGACCCGGGCGTCGAGTCCGGTGCCGGTGACGGTGGCGAACCAGACCGCGCGCCCGGACTCCTCGGTCTCCACCGTGCCCAGATCGATGGTGCGCGTCTTGCCGCCCAGGATCGTGGCGATCGCGCCGACGGTGTCGTCGGGGATGCCGAGTTCGCGGGCGAGATCGTTGCCGGTGCCGCCGGGCACCAGGCCCAGCGGGACG
This sequence is a window from Nocardia yunnanensis. Protein-coding genes within it:
- a CDS encoding diacylglycerol/lipid kinase family protein translates to MSTIRSVALVTNPLSGHGKGALVAVEAAGRFDGHDIQVTEIQGVSAADTERLVRKALADPDVRPDAVVAAGGDGLTCVVLQALVGTGVPLGLVPGGTGNDLARELGIPDDTVGAIATILGGKTRTIDLGTVETEESGRAVWFATVTGTGLDARVTLRANELRWPKGPSRYTVAALLELAGRLAVPYRIELTGSPDHQDGTVIELDAVMVAVGNTRTYGGGMLVAPDALVDDGLLDLTVVGAMSRREMLRLLPALSSGKRVDHPAMVQYQAREFRLTAPGAPATADGDPVGLLPAHFRAHPGVLDVLVP